A DNA window from Nitrospira sp. contains the following coding sequences:
- a CDS encoding Putative NAD-dependent epimerase/dehydratase (Evidence 3 : Putative function from multiple computational evidences; MaGe:77309288) — protein sequence MAILVTGATGFIGRHLVERLVAAGEQVRALVRPSAPAAWLDTLGVEVLRGDIGDAGAVERAADKRKIVFHLAAKTESVGLLSKHDVQMANIRGAENVTRAALRAGIERLVFCSSVAVYGRIVPHRLIEESTATDPDSPYGESKVLGERVVLSAWQRDGLPVVVARISTVWGPGTTSWLGLFQSIAAGRFRLIGEGANYHHIADVSDIVKGLCLCGFVKGVEGRTYILSGSEPVQLKRLIEMIGEEVNRSRFPTNLPAAPLHIYRALDRMAVALIGRKLPRADRLALFLGDRRFDIGRARQELGYVPEIALKNTIHRMAEWFRARGHLPQFD from the coding sequence ATGGCCATCCTTGTGACCGGGGCGACAGGATTCATCGGTCGCCACCTAGTCGAGCGGCTGGTGGCGGCGGGAGAGCAGGTGCGGGCATTGGTGCGGCCGTCTGCACCGGCTGCTTGGCTCGATACTCTCGGAGTCGAGGTTCTGCGAGGCGACATCGGCGATGCGGGCGCCGTCGAGCGGGCAGCGGATAAGCGCAAGATCGTGTTTCACTTGGCAGCGAAAACCGAGTCCGTCGGTCTCTTGTCAAAGCATGATGTGCAAATGGCCAATATCCGGGGCGCCGAGAACGTCACGCGTGCGGCCTTGCGGGCGGGTATTGAGCGATTGGTGTTTTGCAGCAGCGTCGCGGTGTACGGCCGCATCGTTCCTCATCGGCTGATTGAGGAGAGCACAGCGACAGACCCGGATTCCCCGTACGGCGAATCGAAGGTGCTTGGCGAGCGAGTTGTCCTATCTGCTTGGCAGCGGGACGGGTTGCCAGTCGTTGTGGCTCGGATCTCGACGGTGTGGGGGCCGGGCACGACAAGCTGGCTGGGTTTGTTTCAAAGCATTGCAGCCGGGCGGTTCCGCCTAATTGGGGAAGGGGCGAACTATCATCATATCGCCGATGTTTCCGATATCGTCAAAGGGTTGTGTCTGTGCGGGTTTGTGAAGGGAGTGGAGGGGCGAACGTACATTCTCTCAGGAAGCGAGCCGGTGCAACTGAAACGATTGATCGAGATGATCGGAGAGGAAGTGAACAGGAGCCGTTTCCCGACGAATCTTCCAGCCGCTCCCTTGCATATCTATAGGGCGCTCGACAGGATGGCGGTTGCTTTGATCGGGCGTAAATTGCCTCGTGCGGACCGTCTTGCGTTGTTCCTTGGCGACCGCAGGTTTGACATTGGGCGAGCCCGTCAAGAACTGGGATATGTGCCTGAAATTGCCTTAAAAAATACGATTCACCGTATGGCGGAATGGTTTCGGGCGCGCGGCCATCTTCCTCAGTTTGACTGA
- a CDS encoding Glycosyltransferase (MaGe:77309289), translated as MSALRPEKPVVSVIVEGYNESRDLGKAVNTIDALQRQDFPADQVEIVLMGSADQVKEWRALYGQPTPFWGIQAVEAEGLSYLQLKNRGAQFASADILAFTDSDVYPHRTWLSSLVEGIRGGGDVSIGLSLFKSATNWEWNRATRLAAASITWGWVVGKTLDSQRRLPMPVGFMDHNFGLRVETFRRHQYNTKFGRLCGAPLLMQSFLDGGERVVLQPHQRVTHYFSWLYWLKGLHFRYGYEVFMLRRLNKHYPNQWIARMAFLEPVMTMVWHISLDVPRWFRVSRLLGVHPVRRVALLPLVLAMSCAARTMEMAGMYCTMMSPESMKQWAESV; from the coding sequence ATGAGCGCACTGCGGCCAGAGAAGCCTGTCGTCTCCGTAATTGTGGAGGGCTATAACGAGTCACGCGATCTCGGAAAAGCGGTGAATACGATCGACGCGCTGCAACGGCAAGATTTTCCCGCGGATCAGGTTGAGATTGTTCTGATGGGCAGTGCCGACCAGGTCAAAGAGTGGCGCGCGCTCTACGGACAGCCTACGCCATTTTGGGGTATTCAGGCGGTTGAAGCCGAGGGGCTCTCGTACCTGCAGTTGAAGAATCGGGGCGCTCAGTTTGCGTCCGCCGATATTCTGGCCTTTACCGATTCCGACGTGTACCCGCATCGCACCTGGTTATCGTCGCTGGTCGAAGGCATCCGTGGGGGCGGCGATGTATCGATCGGGCTAAGCCTGTTTAAGAGTGCTACCAATTGGGAGTGGAATCGGGCGACCAGGCTGGCGGCTGCGTCGATCACCTGGGGCTGGGTGGTCGGCAAAACTCTCGATTCTCAGCGGCGTCTACCGATGCCTGTCGGATTTATGGACCATAATTTCGGCCTTCGCGTCGAGACCTTCCGCCGGCACCAGTACAATACGAAATTCGGCCGGTTGTGCGGCGCGCCCCTGCTCATGCAGTCGTTCCTTGATGGTGGAGAGAGAGTGGTCCTCCAGCCGCATCAGCGGGTCACGCATTATTTTTCGTGGCTCTATTGGTTGAAGGGCCTGCATTTTCGGTACGGATACGAGGTGTTCATGTTGCGGCGCTTGAACAAGCATTATCCGAATCAGTGGATTGCGCGCATGGCATTTCTCGAACCCGTAATGACGATGGTCTGGCATATCTCGTTGGATGTCCCGCGCTGGTTTCGAGTCAGCCGATTGCTGGGTGTGCATCCTGTTCGGCGAGTGGCGCTGCTGCCATTGGTCCTGGCCATGTCCTGCGCCGCGCGTACAATGGAGATGGCGGGGATGTATTGCACGATGATGTCTCCGGAATCCATGAAGCAGTGGGCAGAGTCAGTTTAA
- a CDS encoding Glycosyl transferase group 1 (MaGe:77309290), translating into MKILLINDYGAPIGGAEVLTFALRDELRRLGHDVRLFASSAGTLPASSEADYLCYGTLSRFRTLLQMLNPWAFVRLRRVLQEFQPDVVHVRMFLTQLSPLILPLLRRIPALYHVVWYRPICLTGTKLLPTGASCQSPAGHACRKNACVPLRDWMPLQLQMRLWRAWRPVFRRIVANSRAVQERLIADGIGSVEVIHNGVTVESLTRVLSPKPVAVFAGRLVSEKGVDVLLHAFAIVARELPEARLVLAGDGPERAALAALVEKLDIATRVTFLGHLSKEEMERRFAQAWVQVVPSRWAEPFGLVAVEAMMRGTAVVASSMGGLSEIVRDGATGLLVPPNDPHALAEKLKEVLSDRAKAETMGTSGRALAVTQFSLSRQCEQFVALYRQMVSGAPVADSVHAETPMQAVRR; encoded by the coding sequence ATGAAGATTCTTTTGATCAATGATTATGGCGCGCCGATTGGCGGGGCAGAGGTCCTGACCTTTGCGCTGCGAGATGAGTTGCGGCGGCTGGGACACGATGTGCGGCTGTTTGCCAGTTCCGCCGGCACATTGCCTGCTTCGTCGGAGGCCGACTACCTCTGCTACGGGACGCTCTCTCGGTTCAGGACACTGTTGCAGATGCTGAATCCGTGGGCCTTTGTTCGACTGCGCCGCGTGTTGCAAGAGTTTCAGCCGGACGTCGTGCATGTCCGAATGTTTTTAACGCAACTCTCTCCATTGATCCTCCCGCTCCTTCGCCGGATTCCTGCTCTGTATCATGTGGTGTGGTATCGGCCCATCTGTCTGACAGGTACGAAACTCTTGCCGACGGGGGCCTCTTGTCAGAGCCCTGCCGGACATGCTTGTCGCAAGAATGCCTGTGTGCCATTGCGGGATTGGATGCCGCTGCAATTGCAAATGAGGCTCTGGAGAGCGTGGCGGCCTGTCTTTAGGCGAATCGTCGCCAATAGTCGAGCTGTGCAAGAGCGCTTGATTGCCGACGGGATCGGATCGGTTGAGGTGATCCACAATGGGGTGACCGTTGAATCTCTCACGCGAGTATTGTCCCCCAAGCCGGTTGCCGTGTTTGCCGGCCGGTTAGTTTCCGAGAAGGGTGTCGACGTGTTGCTCCATGCGTTTGCCATCGTTGCGCGCGAGCTTCCCGAGGCACGGCTCGTTCTTGCCGGCGATGGGCCTGAACGTGCCGCGCTCGCAGCATTGGTTGAAAAGCTGGATATAGCCACGCGCGTGACGTTTCTGGGCCATCTTTCCAAAGAAGAGATGGAACGCAGGTTTGCTCAAGCCTGGGTGCAGGTGGTGCCGTCTCGATGGGCAGAGCCGTTTGGGCTGGTGGCTGTTGAAGCCATGATGCGAGGCACTGCGGTAGTGGCCAGCTCCATGGGCGGATTAAGCGAAATTGTGCGGGATGGAGCAACTGGGTTGTTGGTTCCTCCAAACGACCCGCACGCGCTGGCTGAGAAACTGAAAGAAGTCCTGAGTGATCGAGCCAAAGCAGAAACAATGGGGACGTCGGGCCGGGCTCTTGCTGTGACACAGTTTAGTTTGTCCCGGCAATGCGAGCAATTCGTGGCGCTATATCGGCAGATGGTCTCAGGGGCACCGGTTGCCGATTCTGTCCATGCGGAAACGCCGATGCAGGCAGTAAGGAGATAA
- a CDS encoding PilZ domain-containing protein (MaGe:77309291) produces MAQTTSYKREHYRLPLPTAYPVMFAGAAAIGEGTVTNLSVLGCTIECDAMPPSVTNLLLRVILPDRQESLPIEEAEVRWMEDRRIGVQFRKVERAANLRLHGFVWDRMLERLQAISQNR; encoded by the coding sequence ATGGCACAGACTACGTCTTACAAACGCGAACATTACCGGCTACCGCTGCCCACAGCGTATCCTGTCATGTTTGCAGGCGCCGCCGCGATCGGAGAAGGCACGGTCACGAACCTCTCCGTACTCGGCTGCACGATTGAATGCGACGCGATGCCGCCCTCTGTGACAAATTTGTTGCTGCGAGTGATTCTCCCAGACCGGCAGGAATCGCTGCCTATCGAAGAAGCGGAAGTGCGATGGATGGAGGATCGGCGAATCGGCGTCCAGTTCAGAAAAGTGGAGCGCGCAGCCAATCTTCGCCTGCACGGATTCGTATGGGACCGGATGCTCGAACGGCTTCAGGCCATCTCGCAGAACCGCTAA